The following are from one region of the Thiocapsa rosea genome:
- a CDS encoding paraquat-inducible protein A produces MQTGHRVRQILAVALLIGAGWLMVGLIGDLNRVKVLKTDLAEIHHVRYGLLDADVWVARIGEILEKRVDELDLTEDSRAQVTQAVTQLLDTLIREIERNLAQRRPDPGGSWLNQLQGVLQQGLQDLLLDVARLRDRVPEYADAFVEQLSVPGVKEQIKARLQVLLRDAVASSGAGTDRRPLEAVLVGYGCADVDACSRLIVTEIGELQPRIQQQLGAVIGLTALVFMVSLIGGAPRGKASDGTTDRLAPALLFALVGATFLLLVGGLATPMIEVDARITALTFQLLGEPVVFADQVLYFQTKSIVDVMRILFESGQADMLLVAVLLTLFSVVFPALKLLATYAFYFDWSGSRGSATVGFFALKSGKWSMADVMVVAIFMAYIGFDALVANQLGGLRGASDAVTVLTTNGTSLEPGFYLFLGFVLAGLVLSTALENRLDRDR; encoded by the coding sequence ATGCAGACCGGGCACCGCGTTCGACAGATCCTCGCCGTCGCGCTGCTGATCGGCGCCGGCTGGTTGATGGTCGGCCTGATCGGCGATTTGAATCGCGTGAAGGTCCTGAAGACGGATCTTGCCGAGATCCACCATGTCCGCTACGGGCTGTTGGATGCCGACGTCTGGGTCGCGCGGATCGGGGAGATCCTGGAGAAGCGGGTCGACGAGCTGGATCTCACCGAGGACAGTCGGGCACAGGTGACGCAGGCCGTGACCCAATTGCTGGACACCCTGATCCGCGAGATCGAGCGCAATCTCGCGCAGCGCCGTCCGGACCCCGGCGGAAGCTGGCTGAACCAGCTCCAAGGCGTCCTGCAGCAGGGTTTGCAGGATCTGCTGCTGGATGTCGCGCGCCTGCGCGATCGTGTGCCCGAGTACGCCGATGCCTTCGTCGAACAACTCTCCGTGCCCGGTGTGAAGGAGCAGATCAAGGCGCGGTTGCAGGTGCTGCTTCGCGATGCCGTGGCCTCGAGCGGTGCCGGAACCGATCGACGACCGTTGGAGGCCGTCTTGGTGGGTTATGGCTGTGCGGATGTCGATGCCTGCTCACGCCTGATCGTAACCGAGATCGGTGAGCTTCAGCCCCGGATCCAACAACAGCTCGGGGCGGTGATCGGGCTGACGGCCTTGGTGTTCATGGTCTCGCTCATTGGGGGTGCCCCCCGTGGGAAAGCCTCTGACGGGACGACCGATCGGCTCGCCCCGGCCCTGCTCTTCGCACTCGTCGGCGCGACCTTCCTCCTGCTCGTCGGCGGACTCGCCACGCCCATGATCGAGGTCGATGCACGCATCACCGCCCTCACCTTCCAGTTGCTCGGCGAGCCGGTCGTCTTTGCCGACCAGGTGCTCTACTTCCAGACCAAGAGCATCGTGGACGTGATGCGGATCCTGTTCGAGTCCGGCCAAGCCGATATGCTCCTGGTCGCCGTCCTCCTGACCCTCTTCAGCGTCGTCTTTCCCGCGCTCAAGCTGTTGGCGACCTATGCGTTTTACTTCGATTGGAGCGGCTCGCGCGGATCGGCGACGGTCGGGTTCTTCGCACTCAAATCCGGCAAGTGGTCGATGGCCGACGTCATGGTCGTCGCCATCTTCATGGCCTACATCGGCTTCGATGCCTTGGTCGCCAACCAGCTCGGCGGTCTCCGGGGCGCGAGCGATGCAGTCACCGTTCTGACCACCAACGGCACCTCCTTGGAGCCCGGCTTTTATCTCTTCCTCGGATTCGTTCTTGCCGGACTCGTCCTGTCCACTGCACTCGAAAACCGACTCGACCGGGATCGATAG
- a CDS encoding P-II family nitrogen regulator → MKKVEAIIKPFKLDDVREALSAAGITGMTAIEVKGFGRQKGHTELYRGAEYVVDFLPKVKIELVLTDDLVETCISAITTAARTGKIGDGKIFVSDVTHVVRIRTGEENEAAV, encoded by the coding sequence ATGAAGAAGGTTGAAGCCATCATTAAGCCATTTAAGCTGGACGACGTCCGCGAGGCGCTCTCCGCCGCGGGCATCACCGGCATGACAGCGATCGAGGTCAAGGGCTTCGGGCGCCAGAAAGGGCACACCGAGCTGTATCGGGGCGCCGAGTACGTCGTGGATTTTCTGCCCAAGGTCAAGATCGAGCTGGTGCTCACCGATGATCTGGTGGAGACCTGTATCAGCGCCATCACAACGGCCGCTCGGACCGGCAAGATCGGCGACGGCAAGATCTTCGTGTCGGATGTGACGCATGTGGTGCGTATCCGCACCGGGGAAGAGAACGAGGCCGCGGTCTAA
- the def gene encoding peptide deformylase yields MAILDILKLPDPRLKQVSEPVECFDEDLRGFVADLEETRLAGPAAVGIAAPQVGRFQRIVIVDVSGRPKTPNHGYLILVNPEIVHWEGYAIGREGCLSVPDYTGNVIRATGIRLKAQDLDGRETEYVMEGYEARAVQHEMDHLDGLLFVDRVVSRRTDLYRRKVYQT; encoded by the coding sequence ATGGCAATCCTCGATATCCTCAAGCTTCCGGACCCGCGTCTGAAGCAGGTCTCCGAGCCGGTCGAGTGTTTCGACGAGGACTTGCGCGGTTTCGTGGCTGATCTGGAAGAGACCCGCTTGGCCGGTCCGGCCGCCGTCGGCATTGCTGCCCCCCAGGTCGGACGCTTTCAGCGCATCGTGATCGTGGATGTTTCGGGTCGTCCGAAGACACCCAATCACGGTTACCTGATCCTGGTGAATCCCGAGATCGTCCATTGGGAAGGTTATGCGATCGGCCGCGAGGGCTGTCTCTCGGTGCCGGACTACACCGGTAATGTCATCCGTGCAACCGGTATCCGCTTGAAGGCGCAGGACCTCGACGGCCGCGAGACCGAGTACGTGATGGAGGGATACGAGGCGCGCGCCGTCCAGCATGAGATGGACCATCTCGACGGTCTGCTGTTCGTCGATCGGGTCGTGAGTCGTCGCACCGATCTGTACCGACGCAAGGTCTACCAGACCTAA
- the rluD gene encoding 23S rRNA pseudouridine(1911/1915/1917) synthase RluD, which yields MRMRRAIRVEPQLAARRLDQVLAALIPELSRSRLQLWIESGQVRVDGVARRSRDKVWGGELIELDAPIEPLGDCLAQAIPLNPVFEDEQILVLDKPAGLVVHPAAGHRDGTLQNALLNHDPALASVPRAGIVHRLDKDTTGLLVVAKTLEAHRSLVEQLQARQVHREYRALVIGEVVAGGRIEAPVGRHPTQRTRMAVVASGRPAITRFRVLERFAGHSLLAVELETGRTHQIRVHMAHTQHPLVGDRAYGGRPRPPKGASAGLIEALQSFPRQALHALRLGLEHPTLGTAMSWESPLPADLAGLLEQFRSEASG from the coding sequence ATGCGCATGCGACGCGCGATTCGGGTCGAGCCGCAACTCGCGGCCCGCCGACTCGATCAGGTGTTGGCGGCCCTCATCCCCGAGCTCTCGCGCAGTCGGCTGCAGCTTTGGATCGAGTCCGGACAGGTGCGCGTGGACGGGGTGGCCCGGCGCTCGCGCGACAAGGTCTGGGGCGGTGAGCTGATCGAGCTGGACGCGCCGATCGAGCCGCTCGGCGATTGTCTCGCGCAAGCGATTCCGCTGAATCCAGTCTTCGAAGACGAGCAGATCCTCGTGCTCGACAAACCGGCCGGTCTGGTGGTGCATCCGGCGGCCGGGCATCGCGACGGGACCTTGCAGAACGCCCTGCTCAACCACGATCCGGCGCTGGCGAGCGTGCCGCGAGCCGGCATCGTGCATCGCCTGGACAAGGACACGACCGGGCTGCTCGTGGTGGCCAAGACGCTCGAGGCGCACCGCTCTTTGGTCGAGCAGCTGCAGGCTCGGCAGGTCCACCGCGAGTATCGTGCCCTGGTCATCGGCGAGGTGGTCGCCGGCGGCCGCATCGAGGCACCGGTCGGACGTCATCCGACACAGCGAACCCGCATGGCCGTGGTCGCCAGCGGGCGGCCTGCGATCACCCGGTTTCGGGTTTTGGAGCGATTTGCCGGTCACAGCCTGCTCGCCGTCGAGCTCGAAACCGGCCGGACGCACCAGATTCGCGTGCACATGGCCCATACACAGCATCCTCTGGTTGGTGACCGCGCCTACGGTGGTCGGCCGCGACCGCCGAAGGGGGCATCCGCGGGTCTCATCGAGGCGCTTCAGAGCTTCCCGCGTCAGGCGTTGCATGCCTTGCGTCTGGGTTTGGAGCATCCGACGCTCGGGACGGCGATGAGCTGGGAGAGTCCGTTGCCGGCGGATCTCGCGGGGTTGCTCGAGCAGTTTCGCAGCGAGGCTTCCGGGTGA
- a CDS encoding carboxy terminal-processing peptidase: protein MRSRLSRLAFAVAAFLAATLVLASPRQIPLSELFPNPAQTKSAVVINKVLERFHYRKVKLDHDFAQEVLDSYLKALDPSRSFFLARDVERFKGGAKRLDEGLRRGELDLAFDVFRVYRMRVDERVIYAEGLLKGSFDFDREETYRLDSPDAPWAKDSAELDEIWRKRVKNDFLTLRMADKTDEEIRERLSERYQGLVRRTHQFDGNDVFQTFMNAYTQTLEPHTSYMSPSTSENFDISMKLSLEGIGAVLRADNEYTVIQSTVPGGPARESGQVQTGDRIVGVAQGLDGAIEDVVGWRLQDVVDKIRGPKGSVVRLQLLPKSAATNGGVREVAIVRNEIKLEDQAAKGSVLDSLENAPGMRIGVIEIPAFYRDFQAEGSGDRNFRSTTRDVRQLIDDLVLKGVDGIVIDLRGNGGGSLAEATSLTGLFIDTGPVVQVKDAFGKIEVETDPEPGLAYRGPLAVLVDRDSASASEIFAGAIQDYGRGLVIGEPTFGKGTVQTLIDLNRYVPGEQNNLGRLRLTMAEFFRISGGSTQLRGVEPDIRFPTADFMVDHGERSLDNALPWTRIRPAEYKKVGSVSVELLALQSAERVSRDPGFTMLVERSKLMRDVEAQTHVSLQERARRKDDELRGSVFKEQQNSYLRARGIAPVDEDSEEQVDEDLLDAQREAIARIQVEEAARILADAVLLDRTERPRAVMRD from the coding sequence ATGAGATCGCGCCTGTCTCGCCTTGCCTTCGCCGTCGCAGCCTTCCTGGCGGCGACACTTGTCCTTGCATCCCCTCGTCAGATACCCCTTTCGGAGCTGTTCCCGAACCCTGCCCAAACCAAATCGGCGGTCGTGATCAACAAGGTTCTGGAGCGCTTTCACTATAGAAAGGTCAAGCTCGACCACGACTTTGCGCAAGAGGTCCTCGACAGCTATCTGAAGGCACTGGATCCGAGCCGATCCTTCTTTCTGGCCCGCGATGTCGAGCGCTTCAAGGGCGGCGCGAAACGCTTGGACGAAGGGCTGCGTCGCGGCGAGCTCGATCTGGCGTTCGACGTCTTTCGGGTCTATCGGATGCGGGTCGACGAGCGCGTCATCTATGCCGAAGGTCTTTTGAAGGGCTCCTTCGACTTCGATCGCGAAGAGACCTACAGGCTCGACTCTCCGGACGCGCCCTGGGCCAAGGACAGCGCCGAGCTGGACGAGATCTGGCGCAAGCGGGTGAAGAACGATTTCCTGACCCTGCGTATGGCCGACAAGACCGACGAGGAGATTCGCGAACGGCTGAGCGAGCGGTATCAAGGGTTGGTTCGTCGCACCCATCAGTTCGACGGCAACGACGTCTTCCAGACGTTCATGAATGCCTATACCCAGACGCTTGAGCCGCATACGAGCTACATGTCGCCCAGCACCTCCGAGAACTTCGACATCAGCATGAAGCTGTCGCTGGAGGGTATCGGCGCCGTCCTGCGCGCGGACAACGAATACACGGTGATTCAGAGCACGGTCCCGGGCGGTCCGGCCCGTGAGTCCGGCCAGGTCCAGACGGGCGACCGGATCGTCGGGGTTGCGCAGGGTCTCGACGGGGCGATCGAGGATGTCGTGGGATGGCGCCTCCAGGACGTCGTCGACAAGATTCGCGGACCTAAGGGCTCGGTCGTGAGACTGCAGCTTCTGCCCAAATCCGCTGCGACCAACGGCGGCGTGCGCGAGGTTGCGATCGTACGCAACGAGATCAAGCTCGAAGATCAGGCCGCGAAAGGGTCGGTCCTGGACAGTCTGGAGAACGCGCCTGGAATGCGGATCGGCGTGATCGAGATCCCGGCCTTTTATCGAGATTTCCAAGCCGAGGGCTCGGGTGACCGAAACTTCCGCAGCACGACCCGGGATGTGCGCCAGCTGATCGACGACTTGGTCCTGAAGGGCGTCGACGGCATCGTGATCGACCTGCGCGGCAACGGCGGCGGCTCGTTGGCCGAGGCGACCTCGCTTACCGGTCTCTTCATCGATACCGGTCCGGTCGTGCAGGTGAAGGACGCCTTCGGCAAGATCGAGGTCGAGACGGATCCGGAGCCCGGCCTTGCCTACCGGGGCCCCTTGGCCGTGCTGGTGGATCGCGACAGTGCCTCCGCCTCCGAGATCTTTGCCGGCGCTATCCAGGATTACGGGCGCGGATTGGTGATCGGCGAGCCCACCTTCGGGAAGGGGACCGTGCAGACCCTGATCGATCTGAATCGCTATGTCCCCGGGGAGCAAAACAATCTCGGTCGCCTCCGTCTGACGATGGCCGAATTCTTCCGTATCAGCGGCGGGAGCACGCAGTTGCGTGGCGTCGAGCCCGATATTCGTTTCCCGACTGCCGATTTTATGGTCGACCACGGCGAGAGATCCCTCGACAATGCCCTGCCTTGGACTCGGATCCGACCGGCCGAATACAAGAAAGTCGGCTCCGTCAGCGTCGAGCTCCTCGCGCTGCAGTCAGCGGAGCGCGTGTCAAGAGATCCCGGCTTCACGATGCTGGTGGAGCGAAGCAAGCTGATGCGCGATGTCGAGGCCCAAACCCACGTCTCGCTCCAGGAGCGCGCTCGGCGCAAGGACGACGAGCTGCGCGGAAGCGTCTTCAAGGAACAGCAGAACAGCTACCTCCGTGCTCGCGGAATTGCTCCGGTGGACGAGGACTCCGAGGAGCAGGTCGACGAGGACCTGCTCGATGCCCAACGCGAGGCTATCGCGCGCATTCAGGTGGAAGAGGCGGCCCGAATCCTCGCCGATGCCGTCTTGCTCGATCGCACCGAACGGCCGCGTGCGGTGATGCGTGACTGA
- a CDS encoding outer membrane protein assembly factor BamD, with product MRRTLTRLPALVLAVALAGCGVFGKEIDLTENWSAARLYAEASSELDSGNYARAIEYYEKLEARYPFGRYAMQSQLDVAYAHYRADEPEAAIAAADRFIKLYPQNPYVDYAYYLKGLVNYNRSVGFLDRYVPTDASQRDPGSALDAFVDFSVLVERFPDSRYAEDARQRMLYLRNNLAKHEINVARYYMRRGAYLAAANRANYVIERFQRTSAVESALEVLIDAYTALGKRELAADAKRVLDLNREAGRFAAEERDPGDVSLARKLWEYLSLDQN from the coding sequence ATGCGAAGAACGTTAACACGACTGCCGGCGCTCGTGCTCGCCGTCGCGCTCGCCGGCTGCGGCGTCTTCGGCAAAGAGATCGATCTTACCGAGAACTGGAGCGCAGCCAGACTGTACGCCGAGGCATCCTCCGAGCTGGACTCGGGCAACTATGCCAGGGCGATCGAGTATTACGAGAAACTGGAGGCGCGTTATCCGTTCGGGCGTTATGCGATGCAGTCGCAGCTCGACGTGGCCTACGCGCATTATCGCGCCGACGAGCCGGAGGCCGCGATCGCCGCGGCGGACCGCTTCATCAAGCTTTACCCCCAAAACCCGTACGTCGACTATGCCTACTACCTCAAAGGGCTGGTCAACTACAACCGCAGCGTCGGGTTTTTGGATCGGTATGTCCCGACCGATGCCTCGCAACGCGATCCGGGTTCGGCTCTCGATGCCTTCGTGGATTTCTCGGTCTTGGTCGAGCGTTTTCCCGACAGCCGCTATGCCGAGGATGCGCGGCAGCGCATGCTCTATCTGCGCAACAATCTCGCCAAGCACGAGATCAACGTGGCGCGCTACTACATGCGCCGCGGCGCCTACCTTGCTGCAGCGAACCGCGCAAACTACGTGATCGAACGCTTTCAGCGCACAAGTGCCGTCGAAAGTGCGCTCGAGGTGTTGATCGACGCCTACACGGCGCTGGGCAAGCGCGAACTGGCGGCAGACGCAAAGCGCGTTCTCGACTTGAACCGAGAGGCAGGCCGATTCGCCGCCGAAGAGCGCGATCCGGGCGACGTCAGTCTCGCACGGAAACTCTGGGAATACCTAAGCCTCGATCAGAATTGA
- the gshA gene encoding glutamate--cysteine ligase: MNQSRKDLEARIERLRAGGASERLRDNRIGLEKEGLRASAAGHLAMSPHPRALGSALTHPYITTDFSEALLELITPPTSSVDEVLGFLTDLHAYVYRHLGDELIWATSMPCVLEGGAGIPLAQYGTSNAATMKTVYRRGLGNRYGRTMQVIAGLHFNFSFADAFLDLYQATQGVEGDGVAYRSEVQMGMVRNLQRVGWIVPYLFGASPAVCASFVQGRDTDLQIFDPHTLYYPDATSLRMGDIGYQNQQEQGTGMKASYDSLDSYVRSLTWAIETPCPQYEKIGVKVGDRYEQLNANVLQIENEYYSTVRPKQITEWMERPTLALRRRGVRYVELRSPDINIFEPVGITAEQIRFLETLMLYCLILDSPRIGARERREIDENQVLTAHRGRESGLVLSRLREGVPLRVWASQILDDMIAVAELLDGVSDGPYVQSVERQREKVADPDATPSARILAMMRERREGFFSFARRLTETHRETLRHHRIDPEREAALERLVRESVAQQEAIEATDDRCFDDFLADYFNQGRATDIGRDPTVEPS; encoded by the coding sequence TTGAATCAGTCTCGGAAGGATCTTGAAGCGCGGATCGAGCGTCTGCGTGCGGGCGGCGCGTCCGAGCGGCTCAGGGACAATCGCATCGGCCTGGAAAAGGAGGGTTTGCGTGCGTCGGCGGCCGGCCATCTCGCCATGTCGCCGCATCCACGAGCGCTCGGCTCCGCCTTGACGCATCCCTATATCACGACGGATTTCTCCGAGGCGCTGCTCGAGCTCATCACGCCCCCGACCTCCAGCGTCGACGAGGTCCTGGGATTCCTCACCGACCTGCATGCGTACGTCTATCGTCATCTCGGCGACGAGCTGATCTGGGCGACCAGCATGCCCTGCGTGCTCGAGGGCGGTGCGGGTATCCCGCTGGCGCAATACGGAACGTCGAACGCCGCGACCATGAAGACGGTCTATCGGCGTGGGTTGGGGAACCGATACGGTCGCACCATGCAGGTGATCGCGGGTCTGCATTTCAACTTCTCGTTTGCCGACGCGTTTTTGGACCTGTACCAGGCGACTCAGGGCGTCGAGGGCGATGGCGTGGCCTATCGCTCCGAGGTGCAGATGGGGATGGTCCGCAACCTACAGCGTGTCGGCTGGATCGTGCCCTATCTCTTCGGTGCATCGCCCGCGGTCTGTGCCAGCTTCGTGCAGGGCCGCGACACCGATCTGCAGATCTTCGATCCTCACACGCTCTATTACCCTGATGCGACCTCGCTGCGCATGGGCGACATCGGGTATCAAAACCAACAGGAACAAGGCACCGGGATGAAGGCGAGCTACGACAGCCTCGATTCCTACGTGCGCAGCCTGACCTGGGCGATCGAGACCCCCTGTCCGCAGTACGAGAAGATCGGCGTGAAGGTCGGCGATCGTTACGAGCAGCTCAATGCCAACGTTCTTCAGATCGAGAACGAGTACTACAGCACGGTGCGTCCCAAGCAGATCACGGAGTGGATGGAGCGTCCGACGCTTGCGCTGCGTCGCCGCGGTGTTCGGTACGTCGAGCTGCGCTCGCCCGACATCAATATCTTCGAGCCGGTCGGGATTACGGCCGAGCAGATTCGATTCCTCGAAACCCTGATGCTCTATTGCCTGATCCTGGACAGTCCCCGTATCGGCGCGCGGGAGCGGCGCGAGATCGACGAGAATCAGGTGCTGACCGCCCATCGTGGACGCGAGTCCGGACTCGTGTTGTCCCGCCTCCGCGAGGGCGTACCCTTGCGTGTCTGGGCGAGCCAGATCCTCGATGACATGATCGCGGTTGCCGAGCTCCTCGACGGGGTGTCGGATGGTCCGTATGTGCAGAGTGTCGAGCGACAACGCGAGAAGGTCGCGGATCCGGATGCGACCCCCTCTGCCCGCATCCTTGCGATGATGCGTGAGCGCCGGGAGGGCTTTTTCAGCTTCGCTCGGCGTCTGACCGAGACCCACCGCGAGACCCTCAGGCACCACCGCATCGATCCCGAGCGCGAAGCAGCGCTCGAGCGGCTCGTCCGCGAGTCGGTCGCGCAGCAAGAGGCGATCGAGGCGACCGACGATCGTTGTTTCGATGATTTTCTCGCGGACTATTTCAACCAGGGCCGAGCAACCGATATCGGCAGGGATCCGACAGTTGAACCTAGTTGA
- the pgeF gene encoding peptidoglycan editing factor PgeF codes for MIEPDWPAPARVRAYSTTRDGGVGTGVYASLNLGDHVGDAPERVARNRAILREHLQLPSEPLWLRQVHGCRLAGEGSAIPGDARPLGGCEADGAVTGEGDVVCVVMTADCLPVLMCDDRGTRVAAVHAGWRGLASGILERAIEVMGGASERILVWLGPAIGPDAFEVGPEVRERFLEADPESIDAFRASRDGRFLADLAGLARRRLARLGVTGVYGGGYCTHSDPRRFFSYRRDGVTGRMASLIWLDGDGDAAAGDALHA; via the coding sequence ATGATCGAGCCCGATTGGCCCGCACCGGCGCGCGTGCGGGCCTATTCCACCACCCGCGACGGCGGCGTCGGCACCGGCGTCTATGCGAGCCTCAACCTGGGTGATCATGTCGGCGACGCGCCCGAGCGGGTTGCCCGCAATCGCGCGATTCTGCGCGAGCACCTGCAGCTGCCGAGCGAGCCGCTTTGGCTCCGACAGGTGCATGGCTGCCGGCTCGCGGGCGAGGGTTCGGCGATCCCGGGCGATGCACGCCCGCTCGGCGGCTGTGAGGCCGACGGGGCCGTGACCGGCGAGGGCGATGTGGTCTGTGTCGTCATGACGGCTGATTGTCTGCCGGTGCTCATGTGCGACGACCGGGGAACCCGTGTGGCGGCCGTGCATGCCGGCTGGCGCGGTCTGGCCTCCGGTATCCTGGAGCGTGCGATCGAGGTCATGGGTGGGGCATCCGAGCGGATCTTGGTCTGGCTCGGCCCGGCGATCGGTCCGGATGCCTTCGAGGTCGGTCCCGAGGTGCGCGAGCGATTCCTCGAGGCGGATCCGGAGTCGATCGATGCATTCCGTGCCTCGCGCGACGGGCGCTTTCTGGCCGACCTCGCCGGTCTGGCACGTCGCCGGCTTGCCAGGCTCGGGGTGACAGGCGTCTATGGAGGCGGTTACTGTACCCATTCGGATCCAAGACGTTTTTTTTCGTATCGGCGCGACGGCGTCACCGGGCGGATGGCGAGCCTGATCTGGCTCGACGGCGACGGCGACGCTGCAGCGGGAGACGCACTTCATGCCTGA
- the sthA gene encoding Si-specific NAD(P)(+) transhydrogenase translates to MTTREFDSIVIGTGPAGEGAAMKLAKAGHRIAVIEAHNAVGGGCTHWGTIPSKALRHSIQMLADYRRNPLFQHTQHQIEAAFPDLLRAADGVINDQVRTRYRYYQRNRVEVVFGRARFLGEDRIEVQRPGSVTEELRAQHIVIATGSRPYHPPDVDFTHPRIRDSDSVLGLKHTPRSMTIYGAGVIGCEYASIMGALDVKVNLVDTRDRLLSFLDDEITDALGYHLRQQGVVIRHNETYERVEASDDGVVLHCKSGKKFKTDILLWANGRTGNTHDLGLETIGLIPNQRGQLEVNKSYQTALPHIYAVGDVVGQPALASASYDQGRFVGAHIADGACDWSLIEEFPTGIYTVPEISSVGRTERELTALQIPYEVAQADFKSIARAQITGHTVGMLKLLFHRETLEILGIHCFGEQAAEIVHIGQAIMSQRGEANSIRYFTETTFNYPTMAEAYRVAALNGLNRLF, encoded by the coding sequence ATGACCACCAGAGAATTCGACAGCATCGTCATCGGGACCGGACCCGCCGGTGAAGGCGCGGCGATGAAGCTCGCCAAGGCCGGGCATCGGATCGCCGTGATCGAGGCCCACAATGCGGTCGGCGGAGGCTGCACCCATTGGGGCACCATCCCCAGCAAGGCGCTGCGCCACTCCATCCAGATGCTTGCGGACTATCGACGCAACCCGCTGTTCCAGCACACCCAGCATCAGATCGAGGCGGCGTTTCCGGATCTGCTGCGTGCCGCCGACGGCGTCATCAACGATCAGGTCCGCACCCGCTATCGCTACTACCAGCGCAATCGGGTCGAGGTCGTCTTCGGGCGCGCGCGCTTTCTGGGCGAGGATCGGATCGAGGTCCAGCGCCCGGGCAGCGTCACCGAAGAGCTGCGCGCACAGCACATCGTCATTGCCACGGGCTCGCGCCCCTACCATCCGCCGGACGTGGATTTCACCCACCCGCGTATCCGCGACAGCGACTCGGTGCTCGGACTGAAGCACACCCCGCGCTCCATGACCATCTATGGTGCAGGGGTCATCGGCTGCGAGTACGCATCGATCATGGGCGCACTCGATGTAAAGGTGAATCTGGTGGATACACGCGACCGACTCCTGTCCTTCCTCGACGACGAGATCACGGACGCGCTCGGCTATCACCTGCGCCAGCAGGGCGTGGTGATCAGACACAACGAGACCTACGAGCGTGTCGAGGCCAGCGACGACGGGGTGGTGCTGCACTGCAAGTCGGGTAAGAAGTTCAAGACGGACATCCTGCTCTGGGCCAACGGGCGCACCGGCAACACCCACGACCTGGGGCTCGAGACGATCGGACTGATACCCAACCAGCGCGGCCAGCTCGAGGTCAACAAGAGCTATCAGACCGCCTTGCCGCACATCTACGCCGTCGGCGACGTGGTCGGGCAGCCCGCACTGGCCAGTGCCAGCTACGATCAGGGGCGATTCGTCGGCGCACACATCGCCGACGGCGCCTGCGACTGGTCTCTGATCGAGGAATTCCCGACCGGGATCTATACGGTCCCGGAGATCAGCTCCGTGGGGCGGACCGAGCGCGAACTCACCGCACTGCAGATCCCCTACGAGGTGGCCCAGGCGGACTTCAAGAGCATCGCCCGCGCCCAGATCACCGGGCACACGGTCGGCATGCTCAAGCTCCTGTTCCACCGCGAGACCTTGGAGATCTTGGGGATCCACTGCTTCGGCGAACAAGCCGCCGAGATCGTGCATATCGGTCAGGCGATCATGTCACAGCGCGGCGAGGCGAACAGCATCCGGTACTTCACCGAGACCACCTTCAACTACCCGACGATGGCGGAGGCCTATCGGGTGGCGGCGCTCAATGGCTTGAATCGGCTCTTCTAA
- a CDS encoding glycine cleavage system protein R, with product MPDWNMLTLVGADRPGIVSRVTRALYTCGCNLGEASMIRLGGNFTIMLMVSGERPREELMAAMRPVAEELGLRIHLDPVPGGLHRHLLPNLQVRVFGADRAGIVADVTEILAEHGFNILELESDVAGDAQHPVYIMNIQGYCERTIEEVQTALSALSTQGVSVDVAPVDILIG from the coding sequence ATGCCTGATTGGAACATGCTGACCCTGGTCGGTGCCGACCGCCCGGGCATCGTCTCGCGCGTGACGCGAGCGCTTTACACCTGCGGATGCAACCTCGGCGAGGCGTCCATGATCCGCCTCGGCGGCAATTTCACCATCATGCTGATGGTGAGCGGCGAGCGCCCCCGCGAGGAGCTGATGGCCGCCATGCGCCCGGTCGCCGAGGAACTCGGTCTGCGGATCCATCTGGATCCGGTGCCGGGCGGCCTGCACCGGCACCTGCTCCCGAATCTCCAAGTTCGGGTCTTCGGGGCCGATCGTGCAGGCATCGTCGCCGACGTGACGGAGATCCTTGCCGAGCACGGGTTCAATATCCTCGAGCTCGAGTCCGATGTCGCGGGCGATGCGCAACATCCAGTTTACATTATGAACATTCAGGGTTATTGCGAGCGGACCATCGAAGAGGTTCAAACGGCGCTGTCGGCGCTGAGCACCCAAGGCGTCTCCGTGGATGTCGCCCCCGTCGATATCCTGATCGGCTGA